Proteins encoded in a region of the Flavobacterium sp. MDT1-60 genome:
- a CDS encoding IS4 family transposase produces MQTRYFENLKDKRLLNRGNSILNRLFANSIYSIRQLAESDAEAKAIYRFLQNDNVSEADIIKNMSLNCVSCVEDKSVLCIQDSSEINLYNHRNRIKKDESIGLTNASVGGLGFFIHPSFIIDADTLMPYGFSDVKIWNRSHELPPKMKTNTHNRIPIEEKESYRWIDSSLETKKRLSKAKEIIIIQDREGDIFEQFCLVPDSKTHLLIRSRFNRLLGNKIKLFDHLSSQPLQGMYTIELEGDKRRNIQKRTATIEVRFSEITIGKHQYSGKHLPDKIKLYAIEAKEVGENIENPILWRLLTTKKVEDLQTALLCIQWYTYRWTIEEVFRILKKEGFNIEASELSQGKAVRKLCLLMLETIIKLFIMQIAYGCEEETEPRSCFSEQEMECLELQITQLEGKTEKLKNPYKSSDLKRYIWAIARLGGWKGYLSERKPGITTFWIGLQKFNSVMQGWILFRDVSRR; encoded by the coding sequence GTGCAGACTAGATATTTTGAAAATTTAAAAGACAAGCGATTGTTGAATAGAGGTAATTCTATTCTCAATCGCTTGTTTGCTAATAGTATTTATTCGATAAGACAATTAGCAGAAAGTGACGCTGAAGCCAAAGCGATTTACCGATTTTTGCAAAATGATAATGTCAGTGAGGCTGATATTATAAAGAACATGTCTCTTAATTGTGTAAGCTGCGTTGAAGATAAATCTGTTTTGTGTATTCAGGACAGTAGTGAAATAAACCTTTATAATCACAGAAACAGGATCAAAAAGGATGAGTCAATTGGACTGACCAATGCTTCTGTTGGTGGACTTGGCTTTTTTATTCATCCGAGTTTTATCATAGATGCAGATACTTTAATGCCATATGGTTTTTCAGATGTGAAAATATGGAATAGAAGTCATGAACTGCCACCTAAAATGAAGACCAATACTCACAATCGTATACCCATTGAAGAAAAAGAGTCTTACAGATGGATCGATTCTTCTCTTGAAACTAAGAAAAGACTAAGTAAAGCAAAAGAAATAATCATTATTCAGGACAGAGAGGGAGATATTTTTGAACAATTTTGCCTTGTCCCAGACAGTAAAACACATTTATTGATTAGATCCCGATTTAATCGATTGTTGGGTAATAAAATCAAACTTTTCGATCATCTAAGTTCTCAGCCGCTTCAAGGGATGTACACAATTGAACTAGAAGGAGACAAAAGGAGAAATATCCAGAAAAGAACAGCTACTATAGAAGTACGCTTTTCAGAAATAACAATAGGCAAACATCAATATTCAGGTAAACATCTTCCTGATAAAATCAAGCTTTACGCTATTGAGGCAAAAGAGGTTGGAGAAAACATTGAAAACCCAATACTTTGGAGATTACTAACGACAAAGAAAGTTGAAGATCTGCAAACTGCATTACTTTGTATCCAATGGTATACCTACAGGTGGACTATCGAAGAAGTATTTAGAATTTTAAAGAAAGAGGGCTTCAACATAGAAGCTAGCGAATTATCCCAAGGCAAAGCAGTTCGTAAACTATGTCTTTTGATGCTGGAGACTATTATAAAGCTCTTTATTATGCAAATCGCCTATGGCTGCGAAGAAGAGACTGAACCCAGAAGCTGTTTTTCAGAGCAAGAAATGGAATGTTTAGAATTGCAAATCACACAATTAGAGGGTAAAACAGAAAAACTAAAAAACCCATATAAATCGTCAGATTTGAAACGATATATATGGGCTATTGCTAGATTAGGAGGATGGAAAGGTTATCTTTCAGAAAGAAAACCAGGCATCACAACCTTTTGGATTGGCCTGCAAAAATTCAATTCAGTCATGCAAGGTTGGATACTCTTTAGAGATGTGTCCAGACGGTAG
- the gltX gene encoding glutamate--tRNA ligase produces the protein MSKQVRVRFAPSPTGPLHIGGVRTALFNYLFAKKNNGVFYLRIEDTDQTRFVPGAEAYIMEALEWLGIAPEETVGKNEKFGPYRQSDRKDLYQSYADQLINSGWAYYAFDTPEALDAHRKQHEAEGKTFIYNHHNREKLDTSLVISAEEVAKRIANGEHYVIRFKTPVDETLHLKDIIRGDVKFETNLLDDKVLFKSDGMPTYHLANIVDDHLMETSHVIRGEEWLPSMPLHVLLYRAFGWDAPEFAHLPLILKPVGNGKLSKRDGDKLGFPVFPLEWKTEEGVSSGYREKGFFPEAVINFLALLGWNDGTDKELFSLEELVDAFDLNRVHKSGAKFDPEKNKWFNHQYLIKQNDADLAKDFTPILVEKGIDISKYDITRIVSLIKERAHFVSEFWDLTDFFFQAPTSYDEKASKNWKEETPALMQELISTLEYIDGFDSANIEAIVKDWLTKNEIGMGKVMQPFRLSLVGALKGPHLFDIVEIIGKEETISRIQKAISTL, from the coding sequence ATGTCAAAGCAAGTTCGCGTGCGTTTTGCACCAAGTCCGACTGGACCATTACATATTGGCGGAGTTCGTACTGCCCTATTTAATTATTTATTTGCCAAAAAAAACAATGGTGTTTTCTATTTAAGAATTGAAGATACAGATCAGACTCGTTTTGTTCCTGGAGCCGAAGCTTATATTATGGAAGCATTAGAATGGTTAGGAATTGCTCCTGAAGAAACCGTTGGGAAAAACGAAAAATTTGGTCCATACAGACAAAGCGATCGTAAAGATTTATATCAATCTTACGCTGATCAATTGATCAATTCGGGTTGGGCGTATTATGCTTTTGATACTCCGGAAGCTTTAGATGCACATAGAAAACAACATGAAGCAGAAGGAAAAACATTTATTTACAACCATCATAATCGCGAAAAGTTAGATACCTCTTTGGTAATTTCTGCAGAAGAAGTTGCTAAGAGAATTGCTAATGGAGAGCATTATGTAATCCGTTTTAAAACTCCGGTTGATGAAACTTTACATTTAAAAGATATCATTCGTGGTGATGTAAAATTCGAAACCAATCTTCTTGACGATAAAGTATTATTCAAAAGTGACGGAATGCCAACTTATCATTTGGCTAATATTGTAGATGATCATTTAATGGAAACTTCACACGTAATTCGTGGAGAAGAATGGTTGCCATCTATGCCGCTTCACGTTTTATTATACAGAGCTTTTGGTTGGGATGCTCCTGAATTTGCACATTTGCCATTGATTTTAAAACCGGTTGGAAACGGAAAATTATCTAAAAGAGATGGAGATAAGTTAGGATTTCCTGTGTTTCCATTAGAATGGAAAACCGAAGAAGGTGTTTCATCAGGTTACAGAGAAAAAGGATTTTTCCCGGAAGCCGTTATAAACTTCTTGGCTTTGTTAGGATGGAATGATGGAACTGATAAAGAATTATTTTCTTTAGAAGAATTAGTAGACGCTTTTGACTTAAACAGAGTTCATAAATCAGGAGCAAAATTTGATCCGGAGAAAAACAAATGGTTCAATCATCAATATTTAATCAAACAAAATGATGCTGATTTAGCAAAAGACTTCACTCCTATTCTAGTTGAAAAAGGTATTGATATTTCTAAATATGACATTACAAGAATCGTTTCCCTGATAAAAGAAAGAGCGCATTTCGTTTCTGAATTTTGGGATTTGACTGATTTCTTTTTCCAGGCTCCAACATCATATGATGAAAAAGCAAGCAAAAACTGGAAGGAAGAAACTCCGGCTTTAATGCAGGAATTGATTTCAACTCTTGAATATATTGATGGATTTGACTCAGCAAATATCGAAGCAATTGTAAAAGACTGGTTAACGAAAAACGAAATTGGCATGGGTAAAGTTATGCAGCCTTTCCGTCTAAGTTTGGTTGGAGCTCTTAAAGGTCCTCACCTATTTGACATTGTTGAAATCATTGGAAAAGAAGAAACGATTTCGAGAATTCAAAAAGCAATAAGTACATTATAA
- a CDS encoding DUF6327 family protein: MEPKKYSSYAEIERDLEILKLEKEINYQKLVLSFQKTKEGITPQKIVNGFFSSYKDYFSNNYPKILQSFLPHIISWLFNKKRLFSELPSGHISKEYPTLHD, from the coding sequence AAAATACTCGTCATACGCTGAAATCGAAAGAGATTTGGAAATTCTGAAATTAGAAAAAGAGATTAATTACCAAAAGTTAGTTTTAAGTTTTCAGAAAACAAAGGAAGGAATTACACCGCAGAAAATTGTGAATGGATTCTTTTCATCTTATAAAGATTATTTTTCAAATAACTATCCTAAGATTTTGCAATCATTTTTACCACATATTATCAGTTGGTTATTTAATAAAAAAAGACTCTTTTCAGAGCTACCGTCTGGACACATCTCTAAAGAGTATCCAACCTTGCATGACTGA
- a CDS encoding SPFH domain-containing protein, which translates to MNTALIILLVFGLFIFMSSFFTVKQQSSVVIERFGKFLSVRNSGLQLKIPIVDRIAGRVNLKIQQLDVIIETKTKDNVFIKMKVSVQFKVIQEKVYDAFYKLEYPHDQITAYVFDVVRAEVPKLKLDDVFERKDDIAIAVKRELNEAMTTYGYDIINTLVTDIDPDIQVKNAMNRINAADREKTAAEFEAESSRIRIVAKAKAEAESKRLQGQGIADQRREIARGLVESVEVLNNVGINSQEASALIVVTQHYDTLQAIGADANSNLILLPNSPQAGSDMLNNMVASFTASNQVGEMMKKHNKKVEKPKPIQPQSGYEDDIQPEIKE; encoded by the coding sequence ATGAACACAGCATTAATTATCCTTTTAGTCTTCGGATTATTCATTTTTATGTCTTCCTTTTTTACCGTGAAACAACAATCGTCTGTTGTAATCGAAAGATTTGGTAAATTTTTGAGCGTTAGAAATTCAGGTTTACAACTTAAGATTCCGATTGTCGACAGAATTGCCGGACGTGTAAATCTTAAGATTCAGCAATTAGATGTTATCATCGAAACGAAAACCAAAGACAACGTTTTTATAAAAATGAAAGTTTCGGTTCAGTTTAAAGTTATTCAGGAAAAAGTGTACGATGCTTTTTATAAACTGGAATATCCGCACGATCAGATCACCGCTTATGTATTTGATGTTGTTCGTGCCGAAGTTCCAAAACTAAAATTGGATGACGTTTTTGAAAGAAAAGATGATATCGCAATTGCTGTAAAAAGAGAATTGAATGAGGCAATGACTACTTACGGTTATGATATTATCAATACTTTGGTAACAGATATTGATCCGGATATCCAGGTAAAAAATGCAATGAACAGAATCAACGCTGCCGACAGAGAAAAAACGGCTGCTGAATTTGAAGCTGAAAGTTCAAGAATCAGAATCGTTGCAAAAGCAAAAGCTGAAGCTGAAAGTAAGCGTTTACAAGGTCAGGGTATTGCAGATCAGCGTCGTGAAATTGCAAGAGGTTTAGTAGAAAGTGTTGAAGTTTTGAACAATGTTGGAATTAATTCTCAAGAAGCTTCTGCCTTAATTGTTGTTACACAACATTATGATACTTTACAGGCAATTGGTGCTGATGCAAATTCAAATTTAATCTTGCTACCAAATTCTCCACAAGCTGGAAGTGATATGCTAAATAATATGGTAGCTTCATTTACAGCATCAAACCAGGTTGGAGAAATGATGAAAAAGCACAATAAAAAAGTAGAAAAACCAAAACCAATTCAGCCACAATCTGGTTATGAAGATGACATACAACCAGAAATAAAAGAATAG